The following is a genomic window from Desulfotomaculum sp..
AAAAACAGTTGTATGTGATTCCTTCTCAGACCGTCTCTTAGAGCGCCTCTAGTGGCATGCCGCAGGCAGTGCAAATCAACGTAGTGATCGGGATGCAGGTGGGTTATGACAGCCGCCTTTATATCTGCATGATGTATGAAATGTCCTAAACGGCTGAATGCGCCATGTCCCAAATCAAGTAGAATGTTGGCGCCGCCGTCCTGCAGCAGGTAGCCGGAACAGGCGCCGTCCACAGGTGCGTATGGAGCCCAACATCCGAGAACGGTTAAGCGCATTTTTATATTTGCCTCCTTGAAAAAAATATGCATTGGGTATTATATCACCCTGGAATTACAAAAGGCAACAATCTAATCTACACCCATTTACAACAACAACAACTCTGTTTAAAATAGAAAGAAACATGGCTTCAAATATAGAATAAGCTAAAAAATAATATAATGATTCAAAAATGAGAAGGAGAGGCGGTTATCACATTGGAAACAAATCTCCAGGAAAAAGAAGACCAGGCAGTTTTAAAAACAGAGAAAGGCATTCCTCCTGCAAAAACACTTGATCAATACGCTGAAATTGTCGGCCCGCAAATCATAGAGGAACTAATCAAGCTGGGAAACGAAGTTAAAGGGCTGAAAGTACAGCAGATCAATTCGGCGCGGTTCGGCGGCGGCGTTGCTGAGATGCTGCATTCAATAATTCCCCTTGAACGTGTCCTGGGGCTTGACATGAACTGGGAAGTTATTACGGGAAATATAGATTTCTTTAACTATACGAAAACGATCCATAATTTTATCCAGGGCAAGATGGGAATTCCGGATCTTGTCGGAACGAAAGTATATTGGGATACAAACAAGGCCAACTTTAAATTAATTGACCAGGACGCGGATATAATCCTTATCCACGATCCACAACCGGCCGGAATGATAAAATTCCTCGACACTGCAATAAGGAAAAAACAGAAATGGATCTGGCGGTGTCATATTCAGCTCCTGCCAAAAGATTTTTTTGTAACGGAGTTTTTAAGGACCCTGATCGAGTCCTATGACGCAACAATCTTTTCTTCACCTCAGTTCCTTCCGCCGTGGAAAGTACCGTCAATTCTTATTCTGCCGTATATTGATCCCCTTTCAGACAAAAATAAAGAATTGACGAAACAAGAGATACAAGCTGTGCTTGATAAATTTAGAATCGAAGATCCGAAAAAGAAACCCCTCCTTACGCTGGTCTCCCGTTTTGATCCTTTTAAGGGACATCTGGCAGCCATAGAGGCTTTTAAAAAGATACGCAAAATAATTCCCTGTCAGCTGTTACTGGCGGGAGGAACAGCTTACGACGACCCCGAAAATATCAGGATCTTCGATGAATTAGCCGATAAGTCAAAAAACATACCGGATGTTATGCTGCTGAATCTCCCTCCGGACAGTCATATAGAAATCAATGCCTTTCAGAGGGCGTCTACTATTATTCTGCAGCCCTCCGTCAAAGAAGGTTTCGGGCTTACGGTAAGTGAAGGAATGTGGAAGGAGAAACCGGTAATCGGCGGTAATACAGGAGGCATACCGGCACAGATTATAGACGGTTATAATGGCTTTTTGATAACTCCCGGTGAAAAGGGTATACCTGAAATGATTGAAAGAATAATTTACCTCCTGGAGCATCCCATGTCTGCCAGAGAAATGGGAAAAAGAGGAAGAGAAGGCGTTAAAGAGCGTTTTCTAGTTACCCGGGGTATTTATGACGAGTTATGTCTGTTTAGAAACCTGATTTGCAATTTAGAAATATAGGAGTGAGAACTATAATGAGTGTTTTGTCAGCTATCGGCAACACCCCGCTTGTAGCTTTAAAAAACTTAAACAGCAATCCCCGAGTAAGAATTTTGGCCAAGCTTGAAGGTAATAATCCGGGTGGATCAGTTAAGGACAGGCCGGCTTACTACATGATTAAAAAAGCGGAAGAGTCGGGTGAATTAACACATGACAGGGTTATCTTGGAGCCTACCTCCGGCAATACAGGCATAGCGCTGGCAATGATCGGGGCGGCAAGGGGATACAAAGTAAAATTAATTATGCCTGAATGCGTCAGTATAGAAAGAAGGCATATCCTGGAGGCCCACGGTGCGGAAGCTATCCTTACTAACGCATGTGAGGCGACAGACGGGGCCATCCGGAAAGCCCATGAAATCATGAAAAACGAACCGGAATTATACTACATGCCGAATCAATTTGTAAACGCAAATAACATTCTTGCTCATTACGAGACAACCGGACCGGAAATCTTCTCTCAGACAAATGGAGAAGTTGATGTATTTGTGGCTGGAATGGGGACAACCGGTACACTGATGGGTATAAGCCAGTACCTAAAGGAAAAGAAACCCGGAGTAAAGATTGCCGGGATAGAACCGACAGTAGGGCATACGATACAAGGGCTTAAAAACATGACAGAATCTATTGTTCCTGCTATCTACGATCCTGCAATGCTGGACCAGATAATTGTCGTTGAAGATGAAGAAGCGTTCGAAACAACCAGAAGACTGGCTCTGGAAGAAGGTATTTTCGCAGGTATGTCCAGCGGCGCTGCTGTGGCGGGGGCGCGTCGCCTGGCGGCAGAAATGGATTCCGGGACAATTGTCGCCCTGCTG
Proteins encoded in this region:
- a CDS encoding glycosyl transferase family 1, with the protein product METNLQEKEDQAVLKTEKGIPPAKTLDQYAEIVGPQIIEELIKLGNEVKGLKVQQINSARFGGGVAEMLHSIIPLERVLGLDMNWEVITGNIDFFNYTKTIHNFIQGKMGIPDLVGTKVYWDTNKANFKLIDQDADIILIHDPQPAGMIKFLDTAIRKKQKWIWRCHIQLLPKDFFVTEFLRTLIESYDATIFSSPQFLPPWKVPSILILPYIDPLSDKNKELTKQEIQAVLDKFRIEDPKKKPLLTLVSRFDPFKGHLAAIEAFKKIRKIIPCQLLLAGGTAYDDPENIRIFDELADKSKNIPDVMLLNLPPDSHIEINAFQRASTIILQPSVKEGFGLTVSEGMWKEKPVIGGNTGGIPAQIIDGYNGFLITPGEKGIPEMIERIIYLLEHPMSAREMGKRGREGVKERFLVTRGIYDELCLFRNLICNLEI
- the cysM gene encoding cysteine synthase B (catalyzes the formation of cysteine from 3-O-acetyl-L-serine and hydrogen sulfide), translating into MSVLSAIGNTPLVALKNLNSNPRVRILAKLEGNNPGGSVKDRPAYYMIKKAEESGELTHDRVILEPTSGNTGIALAMIGAARGYKVKLIMPECVSIERRHILEAHGAEAILTNACEATDGAIRKAHEIMKNEPELYYMPNQFVNANNILAHYETTGPEIFSQTNGEVDVFVAGMGTTGTLMGISQYLKEKKPGVKIAGIEPTVGHTIQGLKNMTESIVPAIYDPAMLDQIIVVEDEEAFETTRRLALEEGIFAGMSSGAAVAGARRLAAEMDSGTIVALLPDRGDRYLSTVLFRSVCGKCPP